One window of the Thermococcus sp. P6 genome contains the following:
- the tuf gene encoding translation elongation factor EF-1 subunit alpha — protein sequence MAKEKPHVNIVFIGHVDHGKSTTIGRLLFDTANIPENIIKKFEEMGEKGKSFKFAWVMDRLKEERERGITIDVAHTKFETPHKYITIIDAPGHRDFVKNMITGASQADAAVLVVAATDGVMPQTKEHAFLARTLGINHIIVTINKMDMVNYDEKKFKAVADQVKKLLTMLGYKNFPIIPISAWEGDNVVKKSDKMPWYNGPTLIDALDQIPEPPKPVDKPLRIPIQDVYSIKGVGTVPVGRVETGRLRVGDVVIFEPASTIFHKPIQGEVKSIEMHHEPMQEALPGDNIGFNVRGVGKNDIKRGDVAGHTTNPPTVVRPKDTFKAQIIVLNHPTAITVGYTPVLHAHTLQVAVRFEQLLAKLDPRTGNVVEENPQFIKTGDSAIVVLRPTKPMVIEPVKEIPQMGRFAIRDMGQTVAAGMVISIQKAE from the coding sequence ATGGCTAAGGAAAAGCCACACGTTAATATCGTCTTTATAGGCCACGTCGACCACGGAAAGAGCACCACCATCGGAAGGCTACTCTTCGACACAGCCAACATACCGGAGAACATCATCAAGAAGTTCGAGGAGATGGGTGAGAAGGGCAAGTCCTTCAAGTTCGCATGGGTCATGGACAGGCTCAAGGAAGAGAGGGAGAGGGGTATCACCATCGACGTTGCCCACACCAAGTTCGAGACCCCGCACAAGTACATCACCATCATCGACGCCCCGGGCCACAGGGACTTCGTTAAGAACATGATCACCGGTGCCTCACAGGCCGACGCCGCAGTCCTCGTCGTTGCCGCAACAGATGGTGTCATGCCCCAGACCAAGGAGCACGCCTTCCTCGCCAGAACGCTCGGTATCAACCACATCATAGTCACCATCAACAAGATGGACATGGTGAACTACGACGAGAAGAAGTTCAAGGCCGTCGCCGATCAGGTCAAGAAGCTCCTCACGATGCTCGGTTACAAGAACTTCCCAATCATCCCGATCAGCGCATGGGAAGGCGACAACGTTGTCAAGAAGAGCGACAAGATGCCCTGGTACAACGGCCCGACCCTCATAGATGCCCTCGACCAGATTCCGGAGCCGCCGAAGCCAGTTGACAAGCCGCTCCGCATCCCGATTCAGGACGTTTACTCCATCAAGGGTGTCGGTACGGTTCCCGTTGGCAGGGTTGAGACCGGAAGGCTCAGGGTCGGCGACGTTGTCATCTTCGAGCCGGCTTCAACGATCTTCCATAAGCCCATACAGGGTGAAGTCAAGAGCATCGAGATGCACCACGAGCCCATGCAGGAGGCCCTTCCGGGCGACAACATCGGATTCAACGTCCGTGGCGTTGGTAAGAACGACATCAAGAGGGGTGACGTTGCCGGACACACCACCAACCCGCCAACGGTCGTCAGGCCGAAGGACACCTTCAAGGCCCAGATCATCGTCCTCAACCACCCAACGGCAATCACCGTCGGTTACACCCCCGTTCTCCACGCGCACACCCTTCAGGTCGCGGTAAGGTTCGAGCAGCTCCTCGCCAAGCTCGACCCGAGGACCGGTAACGTCGTCGAGGAGAACCCGCAGTTCATCAAGACGGGTGACTCCGCAATAGTCGTCCTCAGACCGACCAAGCCGATGGTCATCGAGCCCGTCAAGGAGATACCGCAGATGGGCAGGTTCGCCATCAGGGACATGGGCCAGACGGTCGCGGCCGGTATGGTCATCTCCATTCAGAAGGCCGAGTGA
- a CDS encoding elongation factor EF-2, whose protein sequence is MGRREEMIAKIKELMNQPERIRNMGIAAHIDHGKTTLSDNLLAGAGMISEELAGKQLVLDFDEQEQARGITINAANVSMVHNYEGQDYLINLIDTPGHVDFGGDVTRAMRAIDGAIIVVDAVEGVMPQTETVLRQALREYVKPVLFINKVDRLIKELKLGPNDILQRFAKIITDVNRLIKKYAPPEFRGKWMVKVEDGSVAFGSAYYNWALSVPFMKKTGVSFKHIVDLTNSGDLKKLREMAPLHVVVLDMVVKHLPNPLEAQKYRIPHLWRGDIESEVGQAMLGCDPKGKMVMVVTKIILDKHAGEVSTGRVWSGTVKTGQEVYLINAKRKSRIQQVGIYMGPERVNMEAVPAGNIVAVTGLRDAMAGETVAQEPIEPFEALHYASEPVVTVAIEAKNVKDLPKLIEALRQLAKEDPTLHVKIDEETGQHLLSGMGELHLEVKLVKLKEDWKLDVDVSPPIVVYRESVSKMSPIVEGKSPNKHNRFYITVEPLPDEIYEAIHEGFIPEGRPKNPKEVAKKLAELGMDYEVAKGIVDVYNGNLFLDNTKGIQYLNEVMDLLVDGFHQAMDEGPLAREPVMKVMVRLHDAKIHEDNVHRGPAQIYPAIRGAIQCAIMKAGPVLYEPYQKVIINVPYEYMGAVSREMNQRRGQLIDMRQEGEVMIIIAEAPVAEMFGFAGAIRGATSGRALWSTEHAGFRRVPAELARQVIRQIRQRKGLDPNPPTEQDVCPQQ, encoded by the coding sequence ATGGGAAGAAGGGAAGAGATGATTGCGAAGATTAAGGAGCTCATGAACCAGCCCGAGAGGATCAGGAACATGGGTATCGCCGCTCATATTGACCACGGCAAGACGACGCTCAGCGATAACCTCCTTGCCGGGGCGGGGATGATAAGCGAGGAGCTGGCCGGAAAACAGCTCGTTCTTGACTTCGATGAGCAGGAGCAGGCAAGGGGAATCACCATCAACGCTGCCAACGTTTCAATGGTCCACAATTACGAGGGGCAGGATTACCTCATCAACCTCATCGACACCCCGGGACACGTTGACTTCGGGGGTGACGTTACGAGGGCAATGAGGGCCATAGACGGTGCCATCATCGTGGTCGACGCCGTTGAAGGCGTCATGCCCCAGACGGAGACCGTTCTGAGGCAGGCCCTCAGGGAGTACGTTAAGCCCGTCCTGTTCATCAACAAGGTTGACAGGCTGATCAAGGAGCTCAAGCTCGGTCCGAACGACATACTCCAGAGGTTCGCCAAGATAATCACGGACGTCAACAGGCTCATCAAGAAGTACGCCCCGCCGGAGTTCCGGGGCAAGTGGATGGTTAAGGTCGAGGACGGAAGCGTCGCCTTCGGTAGCGCCTACTACAACTGGGCCCTCAGCGTTCCCTTCATGAAGAAGACCGGGGTGTCCTTCAAGCACATCGTTGACCTCACCAACAGCGGCGATCTCAAGAAGCTCAGGGAGATGGCTCCGCTCCACGTTGTCGTCCTCGACATGGTCGTCAAGCACCTGCCGAACCCCCTCGAGGCCCAGAAGTACAGGATCCCGCACCTCTGGAGGGGTGACATCGAGAGCGAGGTCGGTCAGGCCATGCTCGGATGCGATCCGAAGGGCAAGATGGTCATGGTCGTTACCAAGATAATCCTCGACAAGCACGCGGGTGAGGTTTCAACCGGCCGTGTTTGGAGCGGTACCGTCAAAACCGGTCAGGAGGTTTACCTCATCAACGCCAAGAGGAAGAGCAGAATACAGCAGGTTGGCATCTACATGGGTCCCGAGAGGGTCAACATGGAAGCCGTTCCTGCAGGGAACATAGTTGCGGTAACCGGTCTGAGGGATGCGATGGCCGGTGAGACCGTTGCTCAGGAGCCGATCGAACCCTTCGAGGCCCTCCATTACGCGAGCGAGCCGGTCGTTACGGTGGCCATTGAGGCCAAGAACGTTAAGGACCTGCCCAAGCTCATCGAGGCGTTGAGACAGCTCGCCAAGGAGGATCCGACGCTCCATGTTAAGATAGACGAGGAAACTGGCCAGCACCTCCTCAGCGGTATGGGCGAGCTCCATCTCGAGGTCAAGCTCGTCAAGCTCAAGGAGGACTGGAAGCTGGACGTGGACGTTTCACCGCCCATCGTGGTTTACCGCGAGAGCGTCAGCAAGATGAGCCCGATAGTCGAAGGTAAGTCCCCCAACAAGCACAACAGGTTCTACATAACCGTGGAACCGCTCCCGGACGAGATATACGAGGCCATCCACGAAGGATTCATCCCGGAGGGAAGGCCTAAGAACCCGAAGGAGGTCGCCAAGAAGCTCGCCGAGCTCGGCATGGACTACGAGGTCGCCAAGGGAATCGTGGACGTATACAACGGCAACCTGTTCCTTGACAACACGAAGGGTATCCAGTACCTCAACGAGGTCATGGATCTGCTCGTTGACGGTTTCCACCAGGCCATGGATGAAGGTCCCCTCGCAAGGGAGCCGGTCATGAAGGTGATGGTCCGCCTGCACGACGCCAAGATCCACGAGGACAACGTCCACCGTGGTCCGGCCCAGATATACCCCGCAATCAGAGGAGCCATCCAGTGCGCCATCATGAAGGCCGGTCCGGTGCTCTACGAGCCGTACCAGAAGGTCATCATCAACGTTCCCTATGAGTACATGGGTGCGGTGAGCAGGGAGATGAACCAGAGGCGCGGCCAGCTCATCGACATGCGCCAGGAAGGGGAGGTTATGATCATCATCGCCGAGGCCCCGGTTGCCGAGATGTTCGGGTTCGCTGGCGCCATAAGAGGAGCCACGAGCGGAAGGGCCCTCTGGAGCACGGAGCATGCCGGCTTCAGAAGGGTTCCCGCGGAACTCGCCCGGCAGGTGATCAGACAGATACGCCAGAGGAAAGGGCTCGATCCCAACCCGCCGACGGAACAGGACGTCTGCCCGCAGCAGTGA